Proteins from a single region of Primulina tabacum isolate GXHZ01 chromosome 5, ASM2559414v2, whole genome shotgun sequence:
- the LOC142544347 gene encoding uncharacterized protein LOC142544347 yields MRKILNPTILGLLEPRVFGSHADEIRKKMGFENWLRVEATGSSGEIWIFWQDTINMEIAAWLTHDDFPNIIRNEWDTKEPLEDNIVKMANVLSIWNRTTFGDIHKNKRRLIAKIEGIQRSLNIRPSRGLIKLEKRLRDDLDMVFQQEELLCRTRIGALQDITGQLIVEKEETKKLAQNYFTSLFQATDSGNLSPLQLGLFPKVDDLKLETIHAPFSANEIKQALSDMSPFKAPGPDGLHAGFF; encoded by the exons ATGCGGAAAATACTTAATCCCACAATTCTAGGACTATTGGAGCCCCGGGTTTTTGGCTCTCACGCAGATGAGATTCGTAAGAAGATGGGATTTGAGAATTGGTTGCGAGTTGAAGCCACGGGATCCAGCGGAGAAATTTGGATCTTCTGGCAAGATACTATCAACATGGAGATA GCAGCATGGCTCACTCATGATGACTTTCCAAACATAATCAGGAATGAATGGGATACTAAAGAACCATTGGAAGACAATATAGTGAAGATGGCCAACGTTCTGTCCATATGGAATAGAACAACATTTGGAGACATCCACAAAAATAAAAGGAGGCTTATAGCAAAAATTGAAGGCATCCAAAGAAGCCTGAACATCCGACCAAGCAGAGGGTTGATCAAACTAGAAAAAAGGCTCAGAGATGATCTAGACATGGTGTTTCAACAAGAGGAACTCCTGTG CCGAACTAGGATTGGTGCCCTCCAAGATATTACTGGACAATTGATAGTGGAGAAGGAAGAGACCAAGAAACTTGCACAGAATTACTTTACCTCCTTGTTCCAAGCTACAGATAGTGGTAATCTTTCCCCCCTACAATTAGGCCTTTTTCCAAAGGTGGATGATCTGAAACTGGAAACGATACATGCTCCTTTTTCTGCCAATGAAATAAAACAAGCCCTCTCCGATATGTCACCATTTAAAGCGCCAGGCCCAGATGGTCTACATGCAGGATTCTTTTAG